In the genome of Stomoxys calcitrans chromosome 4, idStoCalc2.1, whole genome shotgun sequence, the window CCCCCTCACAACTACACCCTCCTCCCACTTCCTTGCGGCGTTCTCATTCTAACAATTCAAAATAATTCCactgtgtgtggtgatggcataaAATTACTATTGAGTTCGTTGCTATATGTATATGCTCCGCCGCAGAGAACTTTCGTTGGAATGAGTATGTCTGGCTGTGCACTGGAAAGTTAATCCTTTTTTGTGATATACCTACACACAAACCCCTTTTTCCTTTTCATACATCAGTCATTGCCATTACTTCCATACTGCCATTGCCATTACTTCTGTTTGGTTGGTTGGATGATGTGTGTGCGAGCCGAGCGATGAGTTTGTCTGGCTGTTACTATGTGTACGTACTACAACAATGTTGTATGGTTAACGGTGATGCCAATATATCTCCAAAAAGCATAGCAGAGTGagctttttaatttcaattgaaGTGAAGAGTGGCAAAGGCATAATAtattttaaacttaaaatgggtTCTGTATTCATATCACGAAAGTTCGTGTTTGTAAATAATTGTGTAAAAACTGAACTTAGTGCCGAGTTTAAATTCAAGACACTTTATTTTGGAATAGGCTAGGTTAAAGCACACGCAGAATCTATTCGCTATCCAAACCTGGTTCGTCAGCCACCTAGGATCCAGCATAATCTGATAGTTGCTACCAAATGCCATGACCTGCAGCCAGAGCTTTCAGCGCCACATAATTGTCAACATATATCGAGATTGTCTCATAGGGCCGCCGCTCACAGAATCACAACAAAGGCCCTGAAGATCTCAAAAATAGGGACAGGTTAGGTTTACAAGATATTATGTTGTAGAAcccataataaaataaataaaggaaaacaagtaaaagggcgctAGGTTCGACCAAATCGATTCTTTGAACCCCATAACAATGGAGTCTGTTTAAAATCTAACAAGTAGTCTAAAATGAGACTGTTTTGAAgtctatatctatttatagacccATCAAGGCGAGAGTTCGGGTAATTTTTGGATAGCAGTATTTGGCTTCTCGTACCCAATTTCAACCAGAACGGATGCAATCTGTAGCATTTAGGGGCTTGATTAGTCAAACAGGTAGATCGGTTGATTTGATACCAATGTTTGAGGGCACAGAAGCACACAAGCGGCAGCATTTATTTGcgtaaattttacattttattgcatagaaaaaaattttctatctttaagctcgtctcgaaagagaaatgaaaattagaaaaaattatctTTGCCTTAATAGGCAaaaaatacttaattgttttttaattttgactCTGAAAAACGCAACTTCACGTATTGCACAAAGAATTACGCTCGATTCcagtcgtcaaagttgaaaattctttaactcttgttcgttgcttttgtgggatttgtttgcagagttgcatttttcaacgcaacgctccTCAACGCCCTCATATTGTTTTGGCCTGTAATGCTtatatttcagttaaattgaatttctaagaaactaaACGCAGCTGTGCCTCTTTTCATATCGTAGTATTTTGTGGTCATCTGAGTACaatcaataataaaataaagtcttaattttattgacctaagaaagtttctttcaaaaaatttcacaacAAAAACGCATCTATTATGAACTGACATTTGATTGTCTGCATTGCACTGACATTTTACTCACGGTGTACCGCTTTTTCCAATAagaatttatttacattttttgtcaGACGAAGTTTTATGTgcggaaaatatatttttggatattcgtgaaaaaacaaaataaaaattatctgTTTTTGTACTGGGCTAATAAAGCACACGTGATAAATACATTAACACCAaatgaaataagaaaatattgttttatatCGCTAAAAAGACGTGAAAAATATCTGTATACACCATTACTTTCGTTACTACCAAACACATACATACAGCCCTAATATAGAGAGGGGcattttagaaaaacaaaaaaaatcagttcTTATCTTCGCAAATTGTGGAAGCAGTGTTTGTCGGAGGCCCAAGGCGGGAATATGAAAAGtttttatcccaaatttcaaatgcAGTTTACAATTGATGGAAAAATAGCATTTTTCTTATTGTGAAAAATCGATTGCAGTTAGTCGttcgtacatacatacataccgtCTACAAGCATACATATATAAgagagtgtgagtgtgtgtactATAGACAAAAAATCATCTATAGTTCATCCTTCCAGTGCCATGTAGATGACATTGGAATCGAAACGTCACGCATTCACAGTGGAATGATAGATTCTGACAAGAAAGCGCGAATTTATTCATTGATAGTTGGTGTAGAtttgtgattgttgttgttactgtaATACTCACAAAGTGACATCAGTCTTTGTGAATGATAGAATTAACAACACACAGCCAAAGaagaaaagtaataaaaaaaaggaaagacaAAATACACACAatataatttagaaaaaatcaaaataatcaAATCACGCAAATGAATACAAGTTGTTGGGATACACGGATATCGTGCTGATCCAGATTTCAATGTGGAATAAAAGGAGATCTTCATCATTATCACCTAGTCATCTGGGTCTCCTCATCtttcatcatcgtcgtcgttcTTTACGCTTGAATTGGTAGCAGCTGCTGCGAAGGTAAACTCAAAGGCATTACTGCTAAAGGCAAAAAAATCGCGAAAGTACTGTGACAACAATTGTTCCTGTGTAAATCTGTGTGGGTGGGTGGCGTTGTAGAAAATAATGGAAGCTGGTCCCAATGGGATAAAAGTAGAGCCATCACTTGATCAGCAACAtctgcaacagcagcagcaccagcaacaacagcagcaacatcacCATCATCCACAGTATGCTACGAATCTGCTAGCTCTCAATGGCTCAAATGCTCGCCTGCTTATTGATCATCCGTCAACGTTGTTGGTGCCGTTGTCGCATCATCAGCAGCAATTGCAACAGCAATTGCAGCTGCAACAACAGCACCAACACCAGCAGCAATTACAACAGCATCATTTACAGCAACAGCAATTGCAACAACACCTAGCCtcccaacagcagcagcaacaacaacagcagcagcagcaacaacagcagcaacagcaatcagatcagcagcaacaacaacagcagcagcaacagcttcAATTGCAGCAACACAATCAGCAATTGCAACAACTGACGGCAGTTTATCCGCAACCGTTATCTCTTAAGCAACCCTTACCCACTCCAATCACAAACAATGCTGTGGGCGTGGGTCAAGTGGCTGGCGCCGGGAATGGAAATGTTGTTAACACCACCACATTGGGTCCAGCCTCAGtagcatcatcaacatcatctgcGGTACGTCATCGATGGAATGAAAGTCCGGAGGCAAGGGCACGTCGTCTAGCACGAAACGCCGAAAGGATGCGTGAGAGACGAAATCGTGAAACTGAAGATGAGTATCGCAAGCGGCTGGCCCGCAATGCCGAGGCCAATCGCATGCGTAGGCAAAATGAATCGGAAATGGAACGGGCCATGCGTCTTGTACGTAACGCCGCCAGGCAGCGTCTGCGTCGCGCCATGGAATCTCCAGATCAACGGTCCAAACGACTGGTCAAGCTTGCCGAAAGAATGCGAATGTATCGAGCCAATGAGACCCCCGAACAGCGAAAGATACGACTAGCGGAAATGGCATCTCGAGCACGTCAACGCATTGCCAGCGAATCGCCAGAGTCTCGTAAGGAACGTCTGAAAAAACTCAATGAATACGCACGAAAGGtcagagaaaagaaaaaaataataaaaaccggCGCGGCGCAGACTCCGAATTCCACACAGAATTCGAATACGACGCAAAGCGCTAATGCAAATTGTAATAATGACTCTTTAAATCTAAATCATCAGGCACCAGCATCGTCATCTGCGGCAGGCTCAACGCCAAACGGGGGTGGAACGACAGGAGGCAATTCGGTAACGCCAACCGGCAATGATGAAATCTCACGACAAACTGGCGGCGCCAGCGGCGGTGGTAGTAACGGAGACCAGCACCAACTTACAGCATCATATCAACAAGCGGCCGCCCTAGCAGCAAATCCTATTGAATACTATCAGAATATGTTCATTAATCCAACCACATTACGCACAGGTAGTGCCATCTTGAAGCAGGAACCACAAactcagcaacaacaacaaactagcCTACAACAAAATCGCTTTGGCACACCACACCAACAGCAATCGGGGGGAGCAGTAGGTGCCAATCTGCTTGTCGATTCGGAGGCATCAAATCTCTTTCCACAGCATCTATACGATGAGGCATCACAAAAGGTATCCGCCAAACTGTCACAAACAGCAGCCAATGTTCCCCATTTCAGCACAATCGCTAGTTCATTAGATTTATACCAGACTAAGTATATTAAGAAGCAGGAGCTTCAACAGGTGGGTATAGTGTCGAACTGAACATGATTTAGTTTCTTCACGTTTACACCACAACCAGAAAGTTGAATAGAAGCAATAGAAAAATTATGaagcaaatttaaaaaggaCTTGCATGAATGTTTTCGATGCATAGATTAAAAAGTAAATCCTCTACGTATGCATATACGCCAATTTCGATGTGATGAAACCAATCTTTGAGTATACTGCTATAAACTATTCGAGAAGAAACATGTCTAATGTTTATTACTAGTATCCTTGCAGGCATAGGGTGGTGGAGGTGTGCAAAAGTGACGAATGTAGGCTAAGGGTAAGCAAAGGCTAACAAAGTAGAATATCCCTGGTTTAGGTATAAGTGTGCAGtttaaagaagcatttattgaaGCAAATGGATTTGAAATGAGTTTCAAGGTGTAAAATtgttaagtgttttttttttttttattcatagaTAGCGATATCAATTTTTCTTTATGCTAAGTAGAcataatggatttttaatttgtatagTCCCAAGTCGTAAACAAAGTCAAACTTGAAAAGTTTGAATATGCCTTCAATTCCAATATAATCATCTATTATGAATTTGTCGATCACCTTCTATGTGAGGGATGTTTGACTATAGCACAGTGTGGATTTTTTTGCTGACTATCTccaagttgtagttcccaactttcccattttctttatctgctcgggttTACAGGGCTTTGTAGGAGTGgatatcatccactttgtcttatctccatttactgccaaacccatttcgctgattctctttcgagaaTCAATAGCAAGTACCTATGCATAATTTCATAGCTTCTTTCGTTCAAACGTTTAGCGGGCGGACTTAGAATGTTAACTTCGGCTTCGACCTTCGGTGGACGGACTAAGAATGTTAAGGTGGTCTATAATAAATCTTAGGaaacaaattcattaaatttagaTAACTACAACTAGACTGGGTAAtatgaaatagaaaaaaaatccagATAGGTCCTTCAAAATAATtccaaactgaaaaaaaaaaacatatgggCCTAAGGTCAACAGGGAATCACTAAATAGAAGGATCAGCAAAGAAGCACCATGACGGTGGGCTCCAAATAACTATGCCCCAAATTGAGAATAAAAAAGGCCTCAAACTTGGGGCAATATAAAAAATGACTCCAATGTATGCAAATCGCGATTAAGGATTTGGGATgtattttcatttcatatttgaggtgtaaaagtagaaaaaaatttggggcgtaatttcaataatttataCCAAAATTGAAAGAAGAATACGGCAGGAATATGTAGTAGACAAATGTACGGAATAAGAGCATTATACAGGCTGggactttgagctccaatctgtgtggagTTCTTGGTTATctagagaagcttagctgggaccTATCGGGGGAGTCCTCAGGATGCGGATATTTGAATCTCCATACCGAGCagcacgtattttgaaggtcatatcagaagttgtacaaaattaaagccaaatcggatatgaattgcgccctctagaagatgaATAttttcggaagatcggtttgtaagggagctatatcaggttttgaatcgATTTCGAACATAATCCGCgtagttattgcaagtcataacaacacacttcttactaaatttcagccaagtcttaccataattgcgccttctagaggctcaagaagtcaagatccgaaataaGTTTACAAGGCAGCTATGGcatagttcttggaagtcaaaacttcatataaaatttcatgactcaAGGTGTCATGATCCGACATCGATTTATACGGcagatatataaggttatgaaccgattaggaccatacttggcaaagttgttggaagtcaaaacaaaacacttcatgctaaatttcacttaaatgggAGAAGAATTGAGTCCACTAGAgacaaaagaagtcaagataggcttatatggcagctatatcaagttatgaaccgatttagaccaaacttggcaaaatttcaatcaaatggcataagaattgtgacccctagagactcaaaaagtcaagacccgagaacggtttatatggcagctatatcaaaacatggaccgatatgatccatttacaatcccaaccgacctatactaacagaaagtatttgtgcaaaatttcaagtgccaagttttattccttcgaatgttatcgtgctttcgccagacggacgaacattgcTAAATAAACTTGAACGGTCAAACGATGATATATACTTCGTTTGTAATTTCCTGGGGCCAAACTTCATATCGCCTAGCCAAAGTACTGATTATTTCATAGCAATTGCCCATTTtcgttttgttaatttttaatttgaatttttttttgattcctttttcttttttaaagcctttaaatgaaaaattctaagacattTGCTTCAATTAAACCTACATCAAATCTTAGCTAGGGTGTTGACAAGAAACTAAGTTTTTACGCATGTTCAGGCAACTAACTGGAATTCATTTATCCAATTAGTGCAAGTACACTTACCCACACATATAATAGACTGTCATCCCatgacaaaacaaaaagagTTACTTTCTAAGAAACTTTTCCAGTGTCTATCTATATAGGTGGCGGCTAATGTTATTTTGTCAGAGTTTATTGTTACCTTTAACTTACAtgcaattgttgttttttttttttattgtttgttaaTGTCCTGAGGTGGTAGgacattgaaaattaaaaaagagttacatatatgtgtatatgCCTTATTTTAGACAAACAACTCACCAAGCAGTAATATCAACAACAGCGGGACTGTTGGGGTCTCCGCGTCCGGGCAAAATGAGAAAAGCGAAGGAAAACTCAAGGCCACGCATCCACAAATACAAAATCCTCCCACACCACTCTACAACCAATTTTCCTACTTAGCCACATTTCCGGCAGCTGCAGCCACCAATACAACAGTTGCAGTGACAACACCGCCCAGTACACCAACTCAGACAACCACTTCCGCCTACTATCCCATGTATCACAATGGCTTTCAATTGGGTATAGCGCCGAACACGGTGCCGCCACCATTTACACCAGTACACTTTTCGACAACATCGAATACATTGGGGGGATCCGCGGGATCGTCGCCACCAAATTCGGGTACGGCCACATGATAAGGGAGATGAGCAACTCCTACTTATTTTAGTTGTACCTATAGTAAATAATTATATACTAACGaaacttttttatgttttgcttttgtttctttgttttccttttgttgtttttatttcccCAAATTTATGCTGGCAAAAAACCCCATACCCTTTGGTTGATAACTGATAAAGCAGCCagtcaacaacaacagcaacaacagcagcagacaATACAGGATTTTCCAAAAGCGGTCCGCGGTCGCCCTAGAAAGCTGATATTTAACAATAATAAAGACTCATTGAATACGTCGCAGGACGATGTACTACTGCACCAACAAAAGATGAGTGCATTGCTAGAGCAAGAGATCAATCAAATGTTAGCCTCACCACAACTGGCACAGCGGCGCGGACGTGGTCAACAACAATATCAACAGTTGGCTCAGTTGCAGCAACAgccgcagcagcaacagcaattgCAACAGCATCAagaccaacaacagcagcagcagcagcaacaacaacttgagcaacagcagcagcaacaagaaCAGCATATCCAACATTCCCCCATGTCAACGTCACGCAAAGTCAGATACGAAAATGACGAAGAAAAGCGAAAACGTCTCGAGAAAATGGCTGCCCATCAAAGAGCGTTACGTGCTAATGAAACGCCAGAGCAGAGAGCCATACGTTTGCAGAAACTAAGTGAGCGTGCTCGTCAAAAACGTGCTGAAATTCGTGCAACCGAAACCGCCGAAGAGAAGAAAATCCGCCTTTCCAAACAAGCTGAATATGCACGAATGCGTCGTCTGCGAACCCATGCTCCACGCTTCAACTGCACAAAAGTCGATCCTGATGCTGTTGTGACCACATCCCCCACATCGGCGTCGGTGAACATTTACAATAACAATACAGCCGGAGGAGGAAATTCGGCAAATGGCTACGATACCAAAAACGGCATACTCACAGATCTTCATAGCGGCGGCAGTGCGAGTGGCGGCAGTTTATCCCAAGAGAGCAGTACATCTAACAGTGAGGAGCAACAGCGCCAACAGCAACAAATGCTTATGCAGCAACGTATGCTGCAAACACCAAATCTACTCAATcacataaacaacaacaataacaataattttataaaacaagGCAAAGATTTTCAGCAGCCGCAACAGCAGAATACAACGCAACCGGAAAATAATGATATGCTGAAAATTCTGGAGCCGATCATTGTTATGAAAACCAAGTAAAGAAAGTTCAGTAGGTACatatacacacaaacacacacacacacacacatacatatatattgcatATAACAAATCAATATAATAATGTATGGGTATGGGTGTAGATAATTCCTTAGCAGATGGAcatttttacgtttttttttttcaattgagaATCATAACCCCATAAAGAAGGTTTGCATGGTAACCAATCTTCTGAGGTGATAAATATGAGGTGACGGACCGAACAAAATACAACAAGCATCGTTCCGGCGaaatagaaaaacaattaagCCCCCTAAATGCTGAATAACTCAAATcttgagattggtttataagaaATCTTTACCTAAACATTATTCTATGTCTCCCACAAAGAGTATAGAAAGATAATTCATCTATTATGtgccatttacaattccaactgctaaataaaaacacatttgtacaacaatcccatggcagccggttgtacgtaccggattgacccgatggaatcctccatcggcaagggctgccgtctcggtgtaaaacacactgctacaacaacaacaacaacatttgtaCAAATTTAAATTGGGAAGCTTGACTCATCCGAATCACACCATGATTTCGAAAGACGCACCAAAGTTAtaacaaagtaaaaatttattaaagttAGAGAATGC includes:
- the LOC106083557 gene encoding myb-like protein P isoform X4, with amino-acid sequence MEAGPNGIKVEPSLDQQHLQQQQHQQQQQQHHHHPQYATNLLALNGSNARLLIDHPSTLLVPLSHHQQQLQQQLQLQQQHQHQQQLQQHHLQQQQLQQHLASQQQQQQQQQQQQQQQQQQSDQQQQQQQQQQLQLQQHNQQLQQLTAVYPQPLSLKQPLPTPITNNAVGVGQVAGAGNGNVVNTTTLGPASVASSTSSAVRHRWNESPEARARRLARNAERMRERRNRETEDEYRKRLARNAEANRMRRQNESEMERAMRLVRNAARQRLRRAMESPDQRSKRLVKLAERMRMYRANETPEQRKIRLAEMASRARQRIASESPESRKERLKKLNEYARKAPASSSAAGSTPNGGGTTGGNSVTPTGNDEISRQTGGASGGGSNGDQHQLTASYQQAAALAANPIEYYQNMFINPTTLRTGSAILKQEPQTQQQQQTSLQQNRFGTPHQQQSGGAVGANLLVDSEASNLFPQHLYDEASQKVSAKLSQTAANVPHFSTIASSLDLYQTKYIKKQELQQTNNSPSSNINNSGTVGVSASGQNEKSEGKLKATHPQIQNPPTPLYNQFSYLATFPAAAATNTTVAVTTPPSTPTQTTTSAYYPMYHNGFQLGIAPNTVPPPFTPVHFSTTSNTLGGSAGSSPPNSAASQQQQQQQQQTIQDFPKAVRGRPRKLIFNNNKDSLNTSQDDVLLHQQKMSALLEQEINQMLASPQLAQRRGRGQQQYQQLAQLQQQPQQQQQLQQHQDQQQQQQQQQQLEQQQQQQEQHIQHSPMSTSRKVRYENDEEKRKRLEKMAAHQRALRANETPEQRAIRLQKLSERARQKRAEIRATETAEEKKIRLSKQAEYARMRRLRTHAPRFNCTKVDPDAVVTTSPTSASVNIYNNNTAGGGNSANGYDTKNGILTDLHSGGSASGGSLSQESSTSNSEEQQRQQQQMLMQQRMLQTPNLLNHINNNNNNNFIKQGKDFQQPQQQNTTQPENNDMLKILEPIIVMKTK
- the LOC106083557 gene encoding alpha-protein kinase 1 isoform X2, which encodes MEAGPNGIKVEPSLDQQHLQQQQHQQQQQQHHHHPQYATNLLALNGSNARLLIDHPSTLLVPLSHHQQQLQQQLQLQQQHQHQQQLQQHHLQQQQLQQHLASQQQQQQQQQQQQQQQQQQSDQQQQQQQQQQLQLQQHNQQLQQLTAVYPQPLSLKQPLPTPITNNAVGVGQVAGAGNGNVVNTTTLGPASVASSTSSAVRHRWNESPEARARRLARNAERMRERRNRETEDEYRKRLARNAEANRMRRQNESEMERAMRLVRNAARQRLRRAMESPDQRSKRLVKLAERMRMYRANETPEQRKIRLAEMASRARQRIASESPESRKERLKKLNEYARKVREKKKIIKTGAAQTPNSTQNSNTTQSANANCNNDSLNLNHQAPASSSAAGSTPNGGGTTGGNSVTPTGNDEISRQTGGASGGGSNGDQHQLTASYQQAAALAANPIEYYQNMFINPTTLRTGSAILKQEPQTQQQQQTSLQQNRFGTPHQQQSGGAVGANLLVDSEASNLFPQHLYDEASQKVSAKLSQTAANVPHFSTIASSLDLYQTKYIKKQELQQTNNSPSSNINNSGTVGVSASGQNEKSEGKLKATHPQIQNPPTPLYNQFSYLATFPAAAATNTTVAVTTPPSTPTQTTTSAYYPMYHNGFQLGIAPNTVPPPFTPVHFSTTSNTLGGSAGSSPPNSASQQQQQQQQQTIQDFPKAVRGRPRKLIFNNNKDSLNTSQDDVLLHQQKMSALLEQEINQMLASPQLAQRRGRGQQQYQQLAQLQQQPQQQQQLQQHQDQQQQQQQQQQLEQQQQQQEQHIQHSPMSTSRKVRYENDEEKRKRLEKMAAHQRALRANETPEQRAIRLQKLSERARQKRAEIRATETAEEKKIRLSKQAEYARMRRLRTHAPRFNCTKVDPDAVVTTSPTSASVNIYNNNTAGGGNSANGYDTKNGILTDLHSGGSASGGSLSQESSTSNSEEQQRQQQQMLMQQRMLQTPNLLNHINNNNNNNFIKQGKDFQQPQQQNTTQPENNDMLKILEPIIVMKTK
- the LOC106083557 gene encoding uncharacterized protein LOC106083557 isoform X1 — translated: MEAGPNGIKVEPSLDQQHLQQQQHQQQQQQHHHHPQYATNLLALNGSNARLLIDHPSTLLVPLSHHQQQLQQQLQLQQQHQHQQQLQQHHLQQQQLQQHLASQQQQQQQQQQQQQQQQQQSDQQQQQQQQQQLQLQQHNQQLQQLTAVYPQPLSLKQPLPTPITNNAVGVGQVAGAGNGNVVNTTTLGPASVASSTSSAVRHRWNESPEARARRLARNAERMRERRNRETEDEYRKRLARNAEANRMRRQNESEMERAMRLVRNAARQRLRRAMESPDQRSKRLVKLAERMRMYRANETPEQRKIRLAEMASRARQRIASESPESRKERLKKLNEYARKVREKKKIIKTGAAQTPNSTQNSNTTQSANANCNNDSLNLNHQAPASSSAAGSTPNGGGTTGGNSVTPTGNDEISRQTGGASGGGSNGDQHQLTASYQQAAALAANPIEYYQNMFINPTTLRTGSAILKQEPQTQQQQQTSLQQNRFGTPHQQQSGGAVGANLLVDSEASNLFPQHLYDEASQKVSAKLSQTAANVPHFSTIASSLDLYQTKYIKKQELQQTNNSPSSNINNSGTVGVSASGQNEKSEGKLKATHPQIQNPPTPLYNQFSYLATFPAAAATNTTVAVTTPPSTPTQTTTSAYYPMYHNGFQLGIAPNTVPPPFTPVHFSTTSNTLGGSAGSSPPNSAASQQQQQQQQQTIQDFPKAVRGRPRKLIFNNNKDSLNTSQDDVLLHQQKMSALLEQEINQMLASPQLAQRRGRGQQQYQQLAQLQQQPQQQQQLQQHQDQQQQQQQQQQLEQQQQQQEQHIQHSPMSTSRKVRYENDEEKRKRLEKMAAHQRALRANETPEQRAIRLQKLSERARQKRAEIRATETAEEKKIRLSKQAEYARMRRLRTHAPRFNCTKVDPDAVVTTSPTSASVNIYNNNTAGGGNSANGYDTKNGILTDLHSGGSASGGSLSQESSTSNSEEQQRQQQQMLMQQRMLQTPNLLNHINNNNNNNFIKQGKDFQQPQQQNTTQPENNDMLKILEPIIVMKTK
- the LOC106083557 gene encoding uncharacterized protein LOC106083557 isoform X3; its protein translation is MEAGPNGIKVEPSLDQQHLQQQQHQQQQQQHHHHPQYATNLLALNGSNARLLIDHPSTLLVPLSHHQQQLQQQLQLQQQHQHQQQLQQHHLQQQQLQQHLASQQQQQQQQQQQQQQQQQQSDQQQQQQQQQQLQLQQHNQQLQQLTAVYPQPLSLKQPLPTPITNNAVGVGQVAGAGNGNVVNTTTLGPASVASSTSSAVRHRWNESPEARARRLARNAERMRERRNRETEDEYRKRLARNAEANRMRRQNESEMERAMRLVRNAARQRLRRAMESPDQRSKRLVKLAERMRMYRANETPEQRKIRLAEMASRARQRIASESPESRKERLKKLNEYARKVREKKKIIKTGAAQTPNSTQNSNTTQSANANCNNDSLNLNHQAPASSSAAGSTPNGGGTTGGNSVTPTGNDEISRQTGGASGGGSNGDQHQLTASYQQAAALAANPIEYYQNMFINPTTLRTGSAILKQEPQTQQQQQTSLQQNRFGTPHQQQSGGAVGANLLVDSEASNLFPQHLYDEASQKTNNSPSSNINNSGTVGVSASGQNEKSEGKLKATHPQIQNPPTPLYNQFSYLATFPAAAATNTTVAVTTPPSTPTQTTTSAYYPMYHNGFQLGIAPNTVPPPFTPVHFSTTSNTLGGSAGSSPPNSAASQQQQQQQQQTIQDFPKAVRGRPRKLIFNNNKDSLNTSQDDVLLHQQKMSALLEQEINQMLASPQLAQRRGRGQQQYQQLAQLQQQPQQQQQLQQHQDQQQQQQQQQQLEQQQQQQEQHIQHSPMSTSRKVRYENDEEKRKRLEKMAAHQRALRANETPEQRAIRLQKLSERARQKRAEIRATETAEEKKIRLSKQAEYARMRRLRTHAPRFNCTKVDPDAVVTTSPTSASVNIYNNNTAGGGNSANGYDTKNGILTDLHSGGSASGGSLSQESSTSNSEEQQRQQQQMLMQQRMLQTPNLLNHINNNNNNNFIKQGKDFQQPQQQNTTQPENNDMLKILEPIIVMKTK